In the genome of Chryseobacterium arthrosphaerae, one region contains:
- a CDS encoding T9SS type A sorting domain-containing protein produces the protein MKKTLLLLLFALCASWNSLQAQTDYIICLDNGSTVSDTRFKEMRLTAVKLIERLVACHPKNRYAVVHYGAALNNGPSLGLIPRIYIESDFTTNSFPEPYVTRRLNYGQHFHEALGLIGNALDGTYNPEIVSPQTSLHRAAGFNLVVIVITDGSRNSGDLSTGSYLVNYYDTALNDPAAFKNVTRFKVDRGAKFAMIHMSPNSQSSMAGASIASAGGSYTGAVESNVDDPDYGILPRLYYPRPSTFVFDSVLEMPKVDEIVSNVCTPSSWVGSLAFRYEPFNCGMPGDFNITGGFSLPQGAVVLNNKLALRDISTGIDYGISTTGNVIGNEIYYHFSPSDINIPAGSTGKYKFIMTLQYSTSGGTVEIMSWNHYTMFNYDLDLAAVCSRSASGAAAKSLTVSPNPTDGAFRGTLTREIESGKLEVLDLNGNTVLTKVVRGKIFDADLKNQRQGIYIVNITTDKNETYSEKITKK, from the coding sequence ATGAAAAAAACACTTTTACTTCTCCTTTTTGCATTGTGTGCATCCTGGAATTCTTTACAGGCGCAGACTGATTATATTATCTGCCTGGATAACGGATCTACCGTGAGTGACACGAGGTTCAAAGAAATGCGGCTCACTGCTGTTAAATTAATTGAACGCCTGGTGGCCTGTCATCCTAAAAACAGATATGCAGTGGTTCATTACGGAGCCGCTCTGAATAATGGTCCCAGCCTGGGGCTTATTCCAAGAATATATATTGAGAGCGATTTTACAACCAATTCATTTCCGGAACCATATGTGACAAGAAGGTTAAATTATGGCCAGCATTTTCATGAAGCTTTAGGACTGATAGGAAATGCTCTGGATGGAACATATAATCCGGAAATTGTAAGTCCGCAGACCTCTTTGCATAGAGCGGCAGGCTTTAATCTTGTTGTTATTGTCATTACCGACGGTTCCAGAAATAGTGGGGATCTATCCACAGGCTCTTATCTTGTCAATTATTATGATACGGCACTGAATGATCCTGCAGCCTTTAAAAATGTAACCAGATTTAAAGTAGACAGAGGTGCCAAATTTGCCATGATCCATATGAGTCCCAACAGCCAGTCTTCTATGGCTGGAGCTTCTATTGCGAGTGCAGGAGGTTCCTATACCGGAGCGGTTGAAAGTAATGTTGATGATCCTGATTATGGTATATTACCCAGGCTGTATTATCCGAGACCTTCTACTTTTGTTTTTGATTCCGTTTTAGAAATGCCTAAGGTGGATGAGATCGTGAGTAATGTATGTACCCCTTCATCATGGGTGGGATCGCTTGCATTCAGGTATGAACCTTTCAACTGTGGCATGCCTGGTGATTTTAATATTACAGGCGGGTTTTCTTTACCTCAGGGAGCTGTTGTTCTGAATAATAAACTTGCCCTCAGAGATATCAGTACCGGGATAGATTATGGTATTTCCACTACAGGTAATGTGATTGGAAATGAAATATATTATCACTTTTCTCCTTCAGACATCAATATCCCTGCCGGATCAACGGGGAAGTATAAATTTATAATGACATTACAATACAGTACTTCCGGCGGAACCGTAGAAATTATGAGCTGGAATCATTATACCATGTTCAATTATGATCTGGATCTGGCAGCAGTTTGTTCAAGATCTGCTTCTGGAGCGGCGGCCAAATCTCTTACCGTAAGCCCTAATCCTACGGATGGTGCATTCAGGGGTACATTGACCAGAGAAATTGAATCCGGAAAACTGGAGGTATTGGATTTAAATGGTAATACAGTACTTACAAAGGTGGTCAGGGGGAAAATATTTGATGCAGATTTGAAAAACCAGCGACAGGGAATATACATAGTCAATATAACAACAGATAAGAACGAAACCTATTCAGAAAAAATCACTAAAAAATAA
- a CDS encoding T9SS type A sorting domain-containing protein has product MKKTFLFFFMAFLMSWSQLKAQSDYIIMLDNGSSTDELAYMQMRLGGIKLIEQLLACNPENRVAVVQYGAGIQGNNTGIYKPLIYIESDFTKDHFTAQNFERRLNFGDFFDESLGLVDDALNGTPNADIVSAQKTLDVAQPLNVIVLTDAERSTGGINIINSSFITNSDPNASSEFFNMLKFKNEREAKFTIVHLNTKPVDIQAAAAVASRNIAGPYTGTAEWVSGNDNNGPRMYYNRTNGFGLYSSEINYWKDMAEKICQPIKGQPTFNFLYEPGACGADFASFNGEYNLPSGTTLIDLKVDVVSLSTGQVYSIPANPVSIGSGGFSYNLQASDLVVLKYAGATGWHKFRLTLNYDNNGQIGSVYSWNNYPYFEYDINMDCPRSVEAVASEKEKIFKLTPNPTSGLFSIVLTKEMASGKVEVRDLTGNLVYHKQLRNEKQVDVNLSSRKEGIYIVNVITDKNETFSEKIIKK; this is encoded by the coding sequence ATGAAAAAAACATTCTTATTTTTCTTCATGGCATTTCTTATGTCGTGGAGTCAACTCAAGGCACAGTCTGATTATATTATTATGTTGGACAATGGTTCTTCAACAGATGAACTCGCATACATGCAGATGAGACTGGGTGGCATTAAATTAATAGAACAGCTTCTAGCCTGTAACCCGGAGAACAGAGTAGCAGTAGTACAATACGGAGCAGGAATACAGGGCAATAATACAGGCATCTATAAACCATTGATTTATATTGAGTCTGATTTTACCAAGGATCATTTTACAGCACAGAATTTTGAAAGACGGCTGAATTTCGGGGATTTCTTCGATGAATCTTTAGGTTTGGTAGATGATGCTTTAAACGGAACTCCCAATGCAGATATTGTAAGCGCCCAGAAAACACTGGATGTGGCACAGCCACTCAATGTTATCGTTCTCACTGATGCTGAAAGGAGTACAGGAGGGATTAATATTATCAACTCATCATTTATTACAAACAGTGACCCGAATGCTTCTTCAGAATTTTTCAATATGCTGAAGTTTAAAAACGAAAGAGAGGCGAAATTCACAATAGTTCATCTGAATACTAAACCCGTAGATATACAGGCTGCAGCGGCAGTTGCAAGTAGAAATATTGCAGGACCTTATACCGGTACAGCTGAATGGGTTTCCGGAAATGATAATAATGGTCCTAGAATGTATTATAACAGAACTAATGGATTCGGTTTGTATAGTTCGGAAATTAATTATTGGAAAGATATGGCAGAGAAGATCTGTCAACCTATTAAAGGCCAGCCAACATTCAACTTTCTGTATGAGCCGGGAGCCTGTGGGGCTGATTTTGCGTCGTTTAACGGAGAATATAACCTTCCGTCCGGTACAACTTTGATAGATTTAAAAGTGGATGTGGTAAGTCTGTCTACAGGCCAGGTGTATTCTATACCTGCTAATCCTGTATCTATAGGTTCAGGTGGTTTTTCTTATAATCTTCAGGCTTCTGATCTCGTTGTTCTAAAGTATGCAGGTGCTACAGGCTGGCATAAGTTCAGATTGACTTTGAACTATGACAATAACGGTCAGATCGGTTCTGTCTATAGCTGGAACAACTATCCGTATTTTGAGTATGATATTAATATGGATTGTCCAAGATCAGTTGAAGCTGTTGCTTCAGAAAAAGAGAAGATTTTCAAGCTGACTCCAAATCCTACCAGTGGATTGTTTTCAATAGTTCTTACCAAAGAAATGGCATCCGGAAAAGTGGAAGTAAGAGATCTTACAGGAAACCTGGTTTACCATAAACAATTACGCAATGAAAAACAGGTGGACGTGAATCTAAGTTCCCGAAAAGAAGGAATCTACATCGTCAATGTGATCACCGATAAAAACGAAACCTTCTCAGAAAAGATTATTAAAAAATAA
- a CDS encoding T9SS type A sorting domain-containing protein, which translates to MKKTFLFFFMAFLMSWYSFKAQGLDYIIMLDNGSSVTDKEYAKMKLGAVKLMEQLWACRPDHRIAVVQYGTGKYGETNSMNTPVIYIESDFTSDHFTAQNFERRLDFGDHLHESLGIVSDALDGNSNTGIISNQTILNNTQPLRVIVFTDAERNLGGIDGSYLVNFNNTTFSSPQAFLNVLKFKNERYARFTVIHANASSSAKNAAAVIATPGGNYLGPVEPISGDPESMTTPRLYYNRPNGFEIVPGEMNFWKEMAKEICDYDSNARYLNFQYEPHDCIYQPSNIGAHYYLPPYTTLVDFKLDLVSLETGNVYPVGFNPTFGSGDFFSYQFQPSDFDAIVNAGSTGLHKFRMTMNYLDGNEHKAVYSWNNYPYFDHDIDMDCVHLRAAKTQPEEKIFKLTPNPTNGLFSIVLTKEMASGKVEVRDLTGNLVYHKQLRNEKQVEVNLSSRKEGIYIVNVITDKNETFSEKIIKK; encoded by the coding sequence ATGAAAAAAACATTCTTATTTTTCTTCATGGCATTTCTTATGTCATGGTATTCTTTTAAGGCGCAGGGACTTGATTATATTATCATGTTGGATAATGGAAGTTCTGTTACTGATAAAGAATATGCCAAGATGAAACTAGGTGCAGTAAAGCTAATGGAGCAGCTTTGGGCTTGCAGACCTGATCATAGGATAGCAGTTGTTCAATATGGAACTGGGAAGTATGGTGAAACCAATAGTATGAATACACCTGTGATTTATATTGAGTCTGATTTTACAAGTGATCACTTTACCGCTCAGAATTTTGAAAGACGACTGGATTTTGGAGATCATTTGCATGAATCATTGGGAATTGTAAGTGATGCCTTAGATGGAAATTCGAATACCGGTATTATCAGTAATCAAACAATATTAAATAATACACAGCCCTTGAGGGTTATAGTATTTACTGATGCAGAAAGAAATTTAGGAGGTATTGATGGTTCGTATCTTGTTAATTTTAACAATACAACCTTTAGTTCTCCACAGGCATTTTTGAATGTGTTGAAATTCAAAAATGAAAGGTATGCCAGGTTTACGGTAATTCATGCTAATGCAAGTTCTTCAGCAAAAAATGCAGCGGCGGTTATTGCTACTCCTGGCGGAAACTATTTAGGACCAGTGGAGCCTATTTCGGGAGATCCTGAAAGTATGACGACTCCCCGATTATATTATAATAGACCGAATGGATTTGAAATTGTCCCTGGCGAAATGAACTTCTGGAAAGAAATGGCCAAAGAGATATGTGATTATGACAGTAATGCGAGGTATCTGAATTTCCAATATGAGCCTCATGATTGTATATATCAGCCTTCCAATATTGGGGCGCATTATTATCTTCCTCCATATACAACGTTGGTGGATTTTAAGTTAGATCTGGTAAGTTTGGAAACAGGTAATGTATATCCTGTTGGATTTAACCCAACATTCGGAAGCGGTGATTTTTTTAGTTATCAATTCCAGCCTTCAGATTTTGATGCAATAGTAAATGCAGGATCAACGGGATTGCATAAATTCAGAATGACAATGAATTATTTAGATGGTAATGAGCATAAAGCTGTTTATAGTTGGAATAATTATCCATATTTCGACCATGACATCGATATGGATTGCGTGCATTTAAGAGCGGCAAAGACGCAGCCGGAGGAGAAAATTTTCAAACTGACACCAAATCCTACTAATGGACTGTTTTCAATAGTTCTTACCAAAGAAATGGCATCCGGAAAAGTAGAAGTAAGAGATCTTACAGGAAACCTGGTTTACCATAAACAATTACGCAATGAAAAACAGGTTGAAGTGAATCTAAGTTCCCGAAAAGAAGGAATCTACATCGTCAATGTGATCACCGATAAAAACGAAACCTTCTCAGAAAAGATCATTAAAAAATAA
- a CDS encoding T9SS-dependent M36 family metallopeptidase — protein sequence MKNKTLPLLFAVFSAFPAILFGQDNERLIKDYISQNKIREYKKSDLNNIIIDNVDPSKSMNGDVVKFLQTYNGLPVYSSVGTALIKDSKIVYYTDNFVKDYTSSTPGTAVISKNAALKKIAEELNNSDIAGFTILGYREKNANRATSANQRLVYANDGKGNLRLAYEYTLMEPQSPNYWNIVVDATNGSILEKNNLTLSCSFHPDAYASDIDHNHADHFENKFIGPQNLIAENKTSFLAPDNATYNVFPLPVESATFGSRSIVSNPWILAASPEGWHSDGTNHYNTTRGNNVFAYEDVAGNSMSYPTYIPGTPADGGASRNFDFPFGIYATAAANRNASITNLFYLNNKVHDIFYKFGFTETARNFQQNNFGNGPVGGDDDVVFAEAQDGGGTNNANFSSPEDGYNPKMQMYLWSATNSRLLFYNTPGTATGRAPIVGSAQFGPALNATGVTGEVKLSTDLQACQALPAGSLTGKIGLIERGGGANCGFAVKVKNAQNAGAIGVIVYSNVGAVSIPPVMGGVDGSITIPSVLVQNSEGEYIKSQLAANATVNVTLKKDPAYNVVPDGSFDNGIVIHEYGHGISNRLTGTGSACLNVNTSKEQMGEGWSDFFALMLTNKDGDNASVPRGVGTYVGGQTNEGPGIRPARYSPNFAVNDFTYGDTNTMQYTNSSGGLSTDVHSIGFVWATMLWDLHWKYVEKYGYSSDVLSNTTNGSTRVLQLVTDALKLQQCNPSFIEGRDAILSAEMATTQGEDKCMIWSVFAKRGLGVNALAGAKNVITDQVENFAVPEECLLATNEVKSVKENKISIYPNPASNEFYISFPTNTLGKVSVEIYDMSGKMVSSEDKISPDAKKAISTEKMINGTYIVKVKGLGFESSSKVIVRK from the coding sequence ATGAAAAATAAAACTCTACCTCTTTTGTTTGCGGTATTTTCTGCATTTCCGGCTATATTGTTTGGACAGGATAATGAAAGGCTGATTAAAGACTATATTTCTCAAAATAAAATAAGAGAATATAAAAAATCAGATCTTAATAATATTATCATAGACAATGTGGATCCTTCAAAATCAATGAACGGTGATGTTGTGAAATTTTTACAGACATACAACGGCTTGCCGGTTTACAGTTCTGTAGGGACAGCATTGATTAAGGACAGCAAAATTGTTTATTATACAGACAATTTTGTGAAAGATTACACCAGTTCTACACCAGGTACTGCAGTGATCAGCAAAAATGCTGCCCTGAAGAAAATTGCCGAAGAGCTGAACAATTCCGATATTGCCGGCTTTACGATTCTTGGATACCGTGAAAAAAATGCCAACAGAGCTACCTCCGCCAATCAGAGACTGGTATATGCGAATGACGGAAAGGGAAATCTGCGTCTTGCCTATGAGTATACGCTGATGGAACCCCAATCTCCCAATTACTGGAACATTGTGGTAGATGCTACCAACGGAAGTATTTTAGAAAAAAACAACCTGACACTGTCATGCAGCTTCCATCCGGATGCCTATGCTTCAGATATTGATCATAACCATGCCGATCATTTTGAAAATAAATTTATCGGACCTCAGAATCTGATCGCTGAAAATAAAACCTCTTTTTTGGCACCGGATAATGCTACTTATAATGTATTTCCTCTGCCTGTTGAATCAGCAACTTTCGGATCGAGATCTATTGTTTCCAATCCCTGGATTCTTGCTGCTTCTCCTGAAGGGTGGCATTCAGACGGAACGAATCACTATAATACAACCAGAGGAAACAATGTGTTTGCATATGAGGACGTAGCAGGAAATTCAATGTCATATCCTACTTATATACCGGGAACACCGGCAGATGGTGGGGCATCAAGAAATTTTGACTTTCCTTTCGGGATATATGCTACCGCAGCTGCCAACAGAAATGCATCCATCACTAATTTATTCTATCTGAATAATAAAGTTCATGATATTTTCTATAAGTTCGGATTTACAGAAACGGCAAGAAACTTCCAGCAGAACAATTTTGGAAACGGTCCTGTAGGAGGAGATGATGATGTTGTATTTGCCGAAGCACAGGATGGAGGAGGTACCAATAACGCTAACTTCTCTTCTCCGGAAGATGGGTATAATCCTAAAATGCAGATGTATCTTTGGTCTGCAACCAACAGCAGATTATTGTTCTATAATACCCCTGGTACAGCAACAGGCCGTGCACCGATTGTAGGAAGCGCCCAGTTTGGTCCTGCATTGAACGCAACCGGAGTAACCGGAGAAGTAAAGCTGTCAACGGATCTTCAGGCTTGCCAGGCATTACCTGCAGGATCTCTTACCGGAAAGATCGGACTTATTGAAAGAGGTGGAGGGGCCAACTGCGGATTTGCTGTAAAAGTAAAAAATGCACAGAATGCAGGAGCCATAGGAGTTATTGTATACAGTAATGTAGGCGCTGTTAGCATTCCTCCTGTAATGGGCGGGGTAGATGGTTCTATTACAATTCCTTCAGTACTTGTTCAGAACTCTGAGGGAGAATATATAAAAAGCCAGCTTGCAGCTAATGCAACAGTAAATGTTACCCTGAAAAAAGATCCTGCCTATAATGTAGTTCCTGATGGAAGTTTTGATAACGGAATTGTTATTCACGAATACGGACACGGAATTTCAAACAGATTGACAGGTACAGGGTCAGCCTGTCTGAACGTTAATACCAGTAAAGAACAGATGGGAGAAGGATGGTCTGACTTCTTTGCGTTGATGTTAACCAATAAAGATGGCGATAATGCTTCAGTGCCAAGAGGCGTAGGAACCTACGTGGGAGGACAGACCAACGAAGGTCCGGGAATCAGACCGGCAAGATATTCACCTAATTTTGCAGTGAATGATTTTACTTATGGAGATACCAACACCATGCAGTATACCAATTCAAGCGGTGGTTTGAGCACCGATGTACACTCTATCGGATTTGTATGGGCTACGATGCTTTGGGATCTTCACTGGAAATATGTTGAAAAATACGGCTATTCTTCAGATGTATTGTCAAATACTACGAACGGAAGTACAAGAGTATTGCAGCTGGTGACAGATGCTTTGAAATTACAGCAGTGTAATCCTAGCTTTATTGAAGGAAGAGATGCCATCCTTAGCGCAGAAATGGCTACAACCCAAGGAGAGGATAAATGTATGATATGGAGTGTTTTTGCTAAAAGAGGACTGGGAGTCAATGCTTTAGCAGGAGCTAAAAATGTTATTACCGACCAGGTTGAAAACTTCGCAGTGCCTGAAGAATGCTTATTGGCAACCAATGAAGTAAAATCGGTGAAAGAAAATAAAATTTCAATCTATCCGAATCCTGCCAGCAATGAATTCTATATCAGCTTCCCAACGAATACCCTTGGAAAAGTAAGTGTGGAAATTTATGATATGTCCGGCAAAATGGTTTCTTCGGAAGATAAAATATCACCGGATGCTAAAAAAGCAATTTCTACAGAGAAAATGATCAACGGAACTTACATTGTAAAAGTAAAAGGTTTAGGCTTTGAATCTTCTTCAAAAGTAATCGTCAGAAAATAA